The Fragaria vesca subsp. vesca linkage group LG2, FraVesHawaii_1.0, whole genome shotgun sequence genome includes a window with the following:
- the LOC101295388 gene encoding histone-lysine N-methyltransferase SUVR3-like isoform 1 codes for MDIHQIQSPPSKRNAPPSLFFQCSDLILPWLTPQELAIASLTCTTLRNLSNSITLRRASDASRSLEPLPIPFRNSLDQHPYAFFLYQPTSSPSSNLVRQSWGSTHQNPDTETRTETSSLCFVDETGNCASSGCGCEETCEDGCPCVVGFGGFDGVVFECGPSCGCGLSCGNRVTQRGIRVKLKIVRESRKGWGLFADQFIPKGRFVCEYAGELLTTKESRLRQQMYDELSSGGHFSPALLVVREHLPSKKACLRLNIDATRIGNVSRFINHSCDGGNLSTALVRSSGALLPRLCFFASDDITKDEELTFSYGETRLNSKGLQCFCGSSCCVGILPSEQT; via the exons ATGGATATCCATCAAATCCAGTCACCACCATCCAAACGCAACGCCCCTCCTTCCCTCTTCTTCCAGTGCTCAGACCTCATCCTCCCATGGCTAACCCCACAAGAGCTAGCCATAGCATCTCTGACCTGCACCACCCTCCGCAACCTCTCCAACTCCATCACTCTCCGCCGCGCCTCCGACGCTTCCAGATCCCTCGAGCCCCTTCCCATCCCCTTCCGCAACTCCCTCGACCAACACCCTTATGCCTTCTTCCTCTATCAACCCACATCTTCACCTTCTTCTAATCTTGTACGACAGTCCTGGGGTTCTACTCACCAGAATCCAGACACGGAGACAAGAACTGAAACGTCGTCGTTATGTTTTGTCGACGAAACTGGAAACTGCGCGTCTTCTGGGTGTGGATGTGAGGAGACATGTGAGGATGGTTGTCCGTGTGTTGTTGGCTTTGGTGGCTTCGACGGCGTCGTTTTCGAGTGTGGGCCCAGTTGTGGATGCGGGTTAAGTTGTGGGAATCGGGTGACTCAGAGAGGGATTCGGGTTAAGTTGAAGATTGTGAGGGAGAGTAGAAAAGGGTGGGGTTTGTTTGCCGACCAATTCATCCCAAAGGGTCGGTTTGTGTGTGAGTATGCAG GTGAACTATTGACGACCAAGGAATCAAGACTGCGGCAACAAATGTATGATGAACTTTCATCTGGTGGTCACTTCTCCCCTGCTCTTTTGGTTGTGAGGGAGCATCTTCCATCCAAAAAGGCATGTCTGAGACTCAATATTGATGCCACAAGAATTGGAAACGTCTCAAGGTTCATCAATCATTCTTGCGACGGAGGTAATCTATCCACAGCTCTTGTTAGAAGCTCAGGCGCGTTGCTTCCACGTCTTTGCTTTTTTGCTTCAGATGACATAACAAAAGATGAAGAGCTTACGTTTAGCTATGGTGAAACTAGGCTAAACTCCAAGGGTTTGCAGTGCTTTTGTGGAAGCTCTTGCTGTGTAGGTATATTACCCTCAGAGCAGACTTAG
- the LOC101295388 gene encoding histone-lysine N-methyltransferase SUVR3-like isoform 2 — protein sequence MDIHQIQSPPSKRNAPPSLFFQCSDLILPWLTPQELAIASLTCTTLRNLSNSITLRRASDASRSLEPLPIPFRNSLDQHPYAFFLYQPTSSPSSNLVRQSWGSTHQNPDTETRTETSSLCFVDETGNCASSGCGCEETCEDGCPCVVGFGGFDGVVFECGPSCGCGLSCGNRVTQRGIRVKLKIVRESRKGWGLFADQFIPKGRFVCEYAGELLTTKESRLRQQMYDELSSGGHFSPALLVVREHLPSKKACLRLNIDATRIGNVSRFINHSCDGG from the exons ATGGATATCCATCAAATCCAGTCACCACCATCCAAACGCAACGCCCCTCCTTCCCTCTTCTTCCAGTGCTCAGACCTCATCCTCCCATGGCTAACCCCACAAGAGCTAGCCATAGCATCTCTGACCTGCACCACCCTCCGCAACCTCTCCAACTCCATCACTCTCCGCCGCGCCTCCGACGCTTCCAGATCCCTCGAGCCCCTTCCCATCCCCTTCCGCAACTCCCTCGACCAACACCCTTATGCCTTCTTCCTCTATCAACCCACATCTTCACCTTCTTCTAATCTTGTACGACAGTCCTGGGGTTCTACTCACCAGAATCCAGACACGGAGACAAGAACTGAAACGTCGTCGTTATGTTTTGTCGACGAAACTGGAAACTGCGCGTCTTCTGGGTGTGGATGTGAGGAGACATGTGAGGATGGTTGTCCGTGTGTTGTTGGCTTTGGTGGCTTCGACGGCGTCGTTTTCGAGTGTGGGCCCAGTTGTGGATGCGGGTTAAGTTGTGGGAATCGGGTGACTCAGAGAGGGATTCGGGTTAAGTTGAAGATTGTGAGGGAGAGTAGAAAAGGGTGGGGTTTGTTTGCCGACCAATTCATCCCAAAGGGTCGGTTTGTGTGTGAGTATGCAG GTGAACTATTGACGACCAAGGAATCAAGACTGCGGCAACAAATGTATGATGAACTTTCATCTGGTGGTCACTTCTCCCCTGCTCTTTTGGTTGTGAGGGAGCATCTTCCATCCAAAAAGGCATGTCTGAGACTCAATATTGATGCCACAAGAATTGGAAACGTCTCAAGGTTCATCAATCATTCTTGCGACGGAG GCTAA
- the LOC101309799 gene encoding uncharacterized protein LOC101309799, with protein sequence MRATALFLSPPPLFTSHKPLSSPTTAPLLLHSSLPLPLRSLKPNPTLSRPSFLVRADDADADGGGPDDYDMDDDELEEVDNKKDFDIEYDPLAAAAAAVAAANGDVDIAMVQSKSFVHTQGWDSEMVVDYRINEDEFHKISLLDCDFFIRKPPDPDNDVFDFREMYVTPPDTDVYAIPKVLAPMPDKYIRCAKSEYASYNVTEPPIDAPRDPLYKTERDILKVYLTKHYRNRRLGDPDFVLDFEEIYVIDSKTKSISRAKVLVTVPGGKTRDRRHDLLVIRDNGNTFRIVHGSEKDDPTTVIEREEWNKTRKDMERHLSKLRDFPVSNWF encoded by the exons ATGAGAGCCACCGCTCTCTTCCTCTCTCCGCCGCCGCTCTTCACCTCCCACAAGCCTCTCTCCTCACCCACCACCGCCCCTCTCCTCCTCCACTCTTCCCTCCCCCTCCCTCTCCGCTCCCTCAAACCCAACCCCACCCTCAGCCGCCCGTCCTTCCTCGTCCGCGCCGACGACGCCGACGCCGACGGAGGCGGCCCCGACGACTACGACATGGACGACGACGAGCTCGAGGAGGTCGACAACAAGAAGGACTTCGACATCGAATACGACCCCCTCGCCGCCGCGGCTGCCGCCGTCGCCGCCGCCAACGGCGATGTCGACATCGCCATGGTGCAGAGCAAGAGCTTCGTCCATACGCAGGGATGGGACTCCGAGATGGTGGTGGATTATCGGATCAACGAGGACGAGTTTCACAAGATAAGCTTGCTCGATTGTGATTTCTTTATCAGGAAACCGCCGGACCCCGATAACGACGTCTTCGATTTCCGAGAG ATGTATGTTACTCCTCCGGATACAGATGTTTATGCCATTCCTAAGGTTTTAGCTCCAATGCCTGACAAG TACATTCGATGTGCCAAGAGTGAATATGCATCCTACAATGTGACTGAACCGCCGATTGATGCTCCTAGAGATCCATTGTACAAGACCGAGAGGGACATTCTGAAG GTTTATTTGACAAAGCACTACAGAAACCGGCGCTTGGGAGACCCTGATTTTGTACTGGATTTTGAAGAGATTTATGTAATTGATTCCAAGACAAAGTCTATTAGCAGAGCGAAAGTTCTG GTCACTGTTCCAGGGGGAAAAACAAGAGATAGAAGACATGATCTGCTTGTAATACGTGACAATGGCAACACCTTCAGAATAGTTCATGGG AGTGAAAAAGATGATCCCACCACAGTGATAGAGAGGGAAGAGTGGAATAAGACCAGAAAGGACATGGAGAGACATCTTAGCAAGCTACGAGATTTCCCGGTTTCAAATTGGTTCTAG
- the LOC101295877 gene encoding floral homeotic protein PMADS 2-like, which produces MGRGKIEIKRIENSSNRQVTYSKRRNGIIKKAKEITVLCDAKVSLIIINPSSGKMSEYCSGSQETLLEILSRYHSQTGLRLWDTKHENVSNELDRIKKENDNMQVHLRHLNGEDITSMNHIELGDLEKSLENGLTAVRDKKTEVAQRHRDSYKAVEAEHDRLNYELHKQTIKTEDNNLRDIEYQQRMSHMSFFRLQPIQPNLHHDC; this is translated from the exons ATGGGAAGGGGTAAGATTGAGATCAAGAGGATTGAGAACTCAAGCAACAGGCAGGTGACCTATTCTAAGAGAAGGAATGGGATCATCAAGAAAGCCAAGGAAATCACTGTTCTTTGTGATGCCAAGGTTTCTCTTATTATCATTAATCCTAGCTCTGGGAAAATGTCTGAGTACTGCAGCGGCTCTCAAGAAAC GTTGCTGGAAATCTTAAGCAGATACCATTCACAAACTGGGTTGAGGTTGTGGGATACCAAGCATGAG AACGTTTCCAATGAATTGGATAGAATCAAGAAGGAAAATGACAACATGCAAGTCCATCTCAG GCATCTTAACGGGGAGGACATAACATCCATGAACCACATTGAGCTGGGGGACTTGGAGAAATCACTCGAGAACGGCCTTACTGCTGTCAGAGACAAGAAG ACAGAGGTCGCCCAGAGGCATAGAGACAGT TACAAAGCTGTGGAGGCCGAGCATGATCGCCTCAATTATGAGCTG CACAAACAGACGATAAAAACTGAAGACAATAACTTGAGGGACATAGAGTATCAACAGAGGATGTCCCATATGTCATTCTTCAGGCTCCAGCCTATTCAGCCTAATCTCCACCACGACTGCTAA
- the LOC101296163 gene encoding floral homeotic protein PMADS 2-like, with protein MGRGKIEIKRIENSSNRQVTYSKRRNGIIKKAKEITVLCDAKVSLIIIASSGKMVDYCSGPPETLKKILDKYHSQSGKRLWDAKHENLSNEVDRVKKDNDSMQIELRHLKGEDITSLNHVDLMTLEEALEIGLASIRDRKSKYVEAVIENDRALEEERKRLTYQLYKVMKIEENLRDMNYNTTTHGQQIPFALRVQPNQPNLHDIM; from the exons ATGGGGAGGGGTAAGATTGAGATTAAGAGGATTGAAAACTCAAGCAACAGGCAGGTGACCTATTCTAAGAGAAGGAATGGGATCATCAAGAAGGCTAAGGAAATCACTGTTCTCTGTGATGCTAAGGTTTCTCTTATTATCATTGCTAGCTCTGGAAAAATGGTTGATTACTGCAGTGGCCCTCCGGAAAC GCTGAAGAAAATCTTGGACAAATACCACTCACAGTCTGGAAAGAGGTTATGGGATGCAAAGCATGAG AACCTCTCCAATGAAGTGGATAGAGTCAAGAAAGACAATGATAGCATGCAAATCGAGCTTCG GCATTTGAAAGGGGAAGACATAACATCTTTGAACCATGTAGACCTGATGACCTTAGAGGAAGCACTTGAAATTGGCCTTGCAAGTATCAGAGACAGAAAG TCAAAGTACGTAGAGGCGGTTATAGAAAAT GATAGAGCTCTGGAGGAAGAGCGTAAGCGCCTCACATACCAGCTG TACAAAGTGATGAAAATTGAAGAGAATTTGAGGGACATGAACTACAACACCACCACCCATGGCCAGCAGATACCTTTTGCCCTCCGTGTCCAGCCTAATCAGCCCAATCTCCACGACATAATGTAA